The following are from one region of the Bacillus thuringiensis genome:
- a CDS encoding HBL/NHE enterotoxin family protein: protein MKSKIMAGFLITSIVTGATIPINTLATPIVQAETKQDNIDISSALRKIGAHSKLTQTFIDGALASPNVQLEEVPSLNTTQFLIKQDMKEWSSELYPKLILLNSKSKGFVTKFNSYYPTLKGFIDNGEDKEGFTDRLEVLQDMTITNQESVQRQINELTDLKLQVDKKLKNLDTDVAKAQSVLNSEGTGKIDKLKNEMLDTKKSIQNDLQQIALLPGALNEQGLKVFQEIYSLSKDIIEPAAQTAVVAYNKGKEINNAIVDAEKKAEQEAKEKGKSAIEIEAAKKEAREAIEKSKKGEIAAAAVTKTKEYDLMKVIDPEKIKKTYNTFAEINKLTAEQRAYLNDLEKQNQKLYDLTTKLTVADLQKSMILFMQNDLHTFANQVDGEIELMKRYKEDLDLINNSITKLSTEVDANNTQSQKDTLRRLKSVTTQLEEQVYKF, encoded by the coding sequence ATGAAGAGCAAAATTATGGCAGGATTTTTAATAACATCAATTGTTACCGGGGCGACTATTCCTATCAATACTCTCGCAACGCCAATTGTTCAGGCAGAAACAAAACAAGATAATATAGATATTTCCTCGGCATTACGAAAAATAGGTGCACACTCCAAGTTAACACAAACCTTTATCGATGGAGCTTTAGCAAGTCCGAATGTACAACTTGAAGAAGTTCCATCTTTAAATACAACTCAATTTCTAATTAAACAAGATATGAAAGAGTGGTCATCCGAACTTTATCCTAAATTAATTCTATTAAATTCAAAAAGTAAAGGATTTGTAACTAAATTTAATAGTTATTATCCAACATTAAAAGGATTTATAGATAATGGGGAAGATAAAGAAGGGTTTACAGATAGACTGGAAGTCCTTCAAGACATGACCATAACAAACCAAGAAAGTGTGCAACGTCAAATTAATGAGTTAACAGATCTAAAACTACAGGTAGATAAGAAGTTGAAAAATCTTGATACTGATGTGGCAAAAGCACAGAGTGTCCTTAATTCAGAGGGAACAGGAAAAATAGATAAGTTAAAAAATGAAATGCTAGATACAAAAAAATCAATTCAAAATGATTTACAGCAAATAGCATTATTACCTGGGGCTTTAAATGAACAAGGGCTAAAGGTATTCCAAGAAATTTATAGTCTATCGAAAGATATCATTGAACCGGCTGCTCAAACAGCAGTAGTAGCGTATAACAAAGGAAAAGAAATAAACAATGCCATTGTAGACGCAGAGAAGAAAGCAGAACAAGAAGCAAAAGAAAAGGGAAAATCAGCTATAGAAATTGAAGCTGCCAAAAAAGAAGCACGTGAAGCGATAGAGAAAAGTAAAAAAGGCGAAATCGCTGCGGCTGCAGTTACAAAAACGAAAGAATATGACCTTATGAAAGTGATTGATCCTGAAAAAATAAAAAAAACATATAATACTTTTGCTGAAATTAATAAACTAACAGCAGAGCAACGTGCATATTTAAATGATTTAGAGAAACAAAATCAGAAATTATATGACTTAACAACTAAATTAACTGTAGCGGATTTACAAAAATCAATGATTCTTTTCATGCAAAATGATTTGCATACATTTGCTAACCAAGTAGATGGAGAAATTGAGCTAATGAAACGTTACAAAGAGGATTTGGATCTAATAAATAATAGTATTACAAAATTATCGACTGAAGTTGATGCCAATAACACTCAGTCTCAAAAAGATACATTAAGACGATTAAAAAGTGTAACAACTCAACTCGAAGAACAAGTTTATAAATTCTAA
- a CDS encoding HBL/NHE enterotoxin family protein, with product MMKFPFKVITLATLATVITATNGSTIHALAQEQTAQEQKIENYALGPDGLKKALAETGSHILVMDLYAKTMIKQPNVNLSNIDLGSGGGELIKNIHLNQELSRINANYWLDTAKPNIQKTARNIVNYDEQFQNYYDTLVDTVKKKDKVSLKEGIGDLIDTIHTNSNDVTEVIKMLEAFKTKLYTNTVDFKNNVGGPDGQGGLTAILAGKQALVPQLQAEIENLRSTQKSHFDNVLAWSIGGGLGAAILVIGTIAGAVVIVVTGGTATPAVVGGLTALGAAGIGLGTAAGVEASNHMNSYNEISNKIGELSMKADLANQAVISLTNTKDTLTYLYQTVDQAIMSLTSIQQQWNKMGANYKDLYDNIDQMQEHKLSLIPDDLKAAKQSWNDIHKDAEFISKDIAFKQEKAN from the coding sequence ATGATGAAATTTCCATTTAAGGTTATAACTTTAGCCACTTTAGCAACGGTTATAACTGCTACGAATGGTAGTACTATTCATGCACTTGCACAAGAACAGACAGCTCAGGAACAGAAAATAGAAAATTATGCGTTAGGACCTGATGGATTAAAGAAAGCGTTGGCCGAAACAGGCTCTCATATTCTTGTAATGGATTTGTACGCAAAAACTATGATTAAGCAACCGAATGTAAATTTATCCAACATTGATTTAGGTTCCGGAGGAGGAGAATTAATCAAAAATATTCACCTAAATCAGGAACTGTCACGAATCAATGCAAATTACTGGTTAGATACAGCGAAGCCAAACATTCAAAAAACAGCACGTAATATTGTAAATTATGATGAGCAATTTCAAAACTATTACGACACATTAGTAGACACTGTAAAAAAGAAAGATAAGGTGAGCCTCAAAGAAGGAATAGGGGATTTAATCGATACAATTCATACAAATTCAAATGATGTTACGGAAGTCATTAAGATGTTAGAGGCTTTTAAAACAAAGTTGTATACAAATACTGTAGATTTTAAAAATAATGTTGGTGGTCCAGATGGACAGGGCGGATTGACGGCTATATTAGCTGGAAAACAAGCACTAGTCCCACAACTTCAGGCCGAAATTGAGAATTTACGTTCTACACAGAAATCACATTTTGATAATGTATTAGCCTGGTCAATTGGTGGTGGATTAGGAGCTGCTATTTTAGTTATTGGAACGATTGCAGGAGCGGTAGTAATTGTTGTGACGGGTGGTACAGCTACACCAGCTGTTGTGGGTGGTCTTACAGCTCTAGGAGCCGCTGGTATCGGTTTAGGAACAGCTGCTGGTGTCGAGGCATCTAATCATATGAATTCTTATAATGAAATTTCGAATAAAATCGGAGAATTAAGTATGAAAGCTGATCTGGCTAATCAAGCGGTTATTTCACTTACTAATACCAAGGACACTCTAACATATTTGTATCAGACAGTGGACCAAGCAATCATGTCTCTAACAAGTATTCAGCAACAATGGAATAAAATGGGGGCTAATTATAAAGATTTATATGATAATATCGATCAAATGCAAGAACATAAACTTTCGTTAATACCTGACGATTTAAAAGCTGCTAAACAAAGTTGGAATGATATTCATAAGGACGCAGAATTCATTTCCAAAGACATTGCTTTTAAACAAGAAAAAGCAAACTAA
- a CDS encoding HBL/NHE enterotoxin family protein produces the protein MNNNFPYKLLAVSTFLTLTTTTVVSPVAAFASESKIEQTSTEDISLSVNSEKMKKALQDAGVFAKSMNDYSYLLINNPDVNFEGIDIKGYTNLPSQIAQDQKNAREHATKWDAHIKKQLLDTLTGIVEYDTTFDNYYDTLVEAINEGDADTLKEGITDLQGEIKQNQAYTQNLIQELAKLRDSIGEDVRAFGGHKDILQSILKNQASGIDEDEKRLNDVLEQIRHFKQVESDGIITVSYPSIPTWIAGGVMIGVARNNLGTLEPLLAQLRQTVDYKITLNRVVGVAYNNIAEMQNAIGSAINALTYMSAQWHDLDSQYSGVLNHIDKASQKADQNKFKFLKPNLNAAKDSWKTLRADAFTLKEGIKTLKMDPVSSKK, from the coding sequence GTGAATAATAATTTTCCTTATAAACTACTTGCTGTATCGACGTTTTTAACCCTGACAACAACTACTGTAGTTTCACCAGTAGCTGCTTTTGCAAGTGAAAGTAAAATAGAACAAACGAGTACGGAAGATATATCTCTTTCTGTAAACAGCGAAAAGATGAAAAAAGCTTTGCAAGATGCTGGGGTATTTGCAAAATCCATGAATGATTACTCTTATTTGTTAATTAATAATCCAGATGTTAACTTTGAAGGAATTGATATTAAAGGATATACAAATCTACCTAGTCAAATAGCACAAGATCAAAAGAATGCAAGAGAGCATGCTACAAAATGGGATGCGCACATAAAAAAACAACTTTTAGATACCCTTACAGGAATTGTAGAGTATGATACCACATTTGACAATTATTACGATACATTAGTAGAAGCAATTAATGAAGGAGATGCAGATACATTAAAAGAAGGCATTACAGATTTACAAGGTGAGATTAAACAAAACCAAGCATATACACAGAATTTAATACAAGAACTAGCTAAGTTAAGAGATAGTATTGGAGAAGATGTCCGAGCATTTGGAGGTCATAAAGATATCTTGCAATCGATTTTAAAAAATCAAGCATCTGGAATAGATGAAGATGAAAAACGCCTAAATGATGTTTTAGAGCAAATAAGACATTTTAAACAAGTAGAATCGGATGGAATAATAACTGTATCATATCCCTCAATCCCTACATGGATTGCTGGAGGTGTAATGATAGGGGTTGCAAGAAATAATTTAGGTACGTTAGAGCCGTTATTAGCTCAATTACGCCAAACGGTTGACTATAAAATAACATTAAATCGTGTAGTTGGGGTTGCGTATAATAATATTGCTGAAATGCAAAATGCAATTGGATCAGCTATTAATGCTCTTACCTATATGTCAGCACAATGGCATGATTTAGATTCTCAGTATTCAGGAGTACTTAATCATATTGATAAAGCATCCCAAAAGGCAGATCAAAATAAATTTAAATTTTTAAAACCTAACCTGAATGCAGCAAAAGATAGTTGGAAAACATTAAGAGCAGATGCATTTACATTAAAAGAAGGAATAAAAACATTAAAAATGGATCCTGTTTCTTCAAAAAAATAG
- a CDS encoding helix-turn-helix domain-containing protein gives MEKLKVLFQNTLYIAYPLLTGVEGSEKVLNTWQQFYQDVERDLQEIYNSNYSSQTFERLVKWVSKKEALGLSAIDILPKLENHREEIFECLRDDLYMEFGIKLPIIVKELPLHSEAKSDYIERSNAGFMYHLSDTIAKNKFTDDQDKNVRIAQLQDKQNSLVVVSSHDDGDMKLQREELKRWNTLIDSTFLTRVMDDLTADCLDIVTELWVKSAENDKTIVPVHYEQVLNMCNMKQIKNGKAYYRKEDRLKIMERLAALASIFIYVNEDNEIVILNEEDPNESLAYKKQRIRRLFVMDEIIIAKDIDTDKTLGIESMHVTPGSFLSKYLYGSEKLTGLLSKKALEYNSKQQRYHKRLTRYLSWRWRIQQSYQHLTHSYSIGGPKGLLQVMEISMNRKPSLIRQVFEKTLDDLMSDQVIQEWKYSPEIDEEKCKGKNWFENYWLKLKVSISPTNELVKLQQELITKKSKQHAPLVIEMEEKPPVIEEKPISIVNQETPNSIEFYIEKMNTYKEKNNKSIRDLAKEIDISYSTLSRMLSGKRKRLNDDTKNKLDKWIERQVVVNLL, from the coding sequence GTGGAGAAGTTAAAAGTACTATTTCAAAACACCTTATATATAGCTTACCCTCTTTTAACTGGAGTTGAGGGAAGTGAAAAGGTTTTAAATACATGGCAACAATTCTATCAAGATGTAGAAAGAGATCTACAGGAAATTTACAACTCAAATTATTCATCACAGACTTTCGAAAGGCTAGTAAAATGGGTCTCTAAAAAGGAAGCTTTAGGATTATCAGCGATAGACATTCTTCCAAAACTAGAAAATCATAGAGAAGAAATTTTTGAATGTCTAAGAGATGACTTATATATGGAGTTTGGAATTAAACTGCCTATTATCGTAAAAGAATTACCTTTACATTCAGAGGCTAAGAGTGATTATATAGAACGAAGTAATGCAGGGTTTATGTACCATTTATCAGACACTATTGCTAAGAATAAGTTTACAGATGACCAAGATAAGAATGTACGGATTGCTCAATTACAGGATAAACAAAATAGTCTAGTGGTAGTATCGTCACACGATGATGGTGATATGAAATTACAAAGGGAAGAATTAAAAAGATGGAATACACTGATTGATTCTACTTTTTTAACAAGAGTAATGGATGATTTGACGGCGGACTGCCTCGATATTGTAACTGAACTTTGGGTAAAGAGTGCGGAAAATGATAAGACTATTGTGCCTGTACATTACGAACAAGTATTAAATATGTGTAATATGAAACAAATCAAAAATGGTAAGGCTTATTATCGAAAAGAAGACAGATTAAAGATTATGGAGCGATTAGCTGCTCTTGCTAGTATTTTTATTTATGTCAATGAAGATAATGAGATCGTGATATTAAATGAAGAAGATCCAAATGAAAGCCTAGCTTATAAAAAGCAAAGAATTCGAAGATTATTTGTAATGGATGAAATTATCATTGCAAAAGATATTGATACGGATAAAACATTAGGAATAGAGAGTATGCACGTTACACCAGGAAGCTTTTTATCAAAATATCTCTATGGCTCTGAAAAGCTAACAGGTTTATTATCAAAAAAAGCCCTAGAGTATAACAGCAAGCAACAGAGATATCACAAAAGATTAACCAGATATCTAAGTTGGCGTTGGCGCATTCAACAATCCTATCAACATTTAACACATTCTTATAGTATTGGTGGTCCTAAAGGGTTATTACAAGTAATGGAGATAAGCATGAATAGAAAACCAAGTCTAATAAGACAAGTTTTTGAAAAGACTTTAGATGACCTTATGAGCGACCAAGTAATTCAAGAGTGGAAATACTCTCCCGAGATTGATGAAGAAAAATGTAAGGGAAAAAACTGGTTTGAAAACTACTGGTTAAAATTAAAAGTAAGCATTTCTCCTACAAATGAACTTGTTAAATTACAACAAGAGTTGATTACTAAGAAAAGTAAGCAGCACGCACCATTGGTCATTGAGATGGAAGAAAAGCCACCGGTAATTGAAGAGAAGCCAATAAGTATAGTAAATCAAGAAACCCCTAATAGTATTGAGTTTTATATTGAAAAGATGAACACGTATAAAGAGAAGAATAATAAAAGTATTCGTGATTTAGCGAAAGAAATAGATATTTCGTATTCAACACTTTCAAGGATGTTATCCGGTAAAAGAAAACGATTAAATGATGATACGAAAAATAAGCTAGATAAGTGGATAGAAAGACAGGTAGTAGTTAATCTGCTGTAA
- a CDS encoding RNA-guided endonuclease TnpB family protein — protein sequence MTKQNKAYKFRLYPTEDQAHLMRKTFGCVRFVYNRMLAERKEAYEKHKDDKNQLKKQKLPTPAKYKAEFEWLKEVDSLALANAQLNLQTAYKNFFRGQNDFPTFKSKKDRKSYTTNVVNGNIMLLNGHIKLPKLKMVRIKQHREIPQGHIIKSCTISMTPTGKYYVSILTEYEKEIVQKEVETVVGLDFAMDQLYVSSEDERANYPKFYREMLDRLANAQRVLSRRTKGSGRWNKQRIRVAKLHEKVANQRKNFLHHKSKELATHFDVVAIEDLNMKGISQALHFGKSVADNAWGMFTSFLAYKLNEQGKQLVKIDKWFPSTKTCSSCGNVKNMSLSERVYSCICGVNLDRDYNAAINIKNEAIRLLALA from the coding sequence ATGACAAAGCAGAATAAAGCATATAAATTCCGTTTGTATCCAACAGAAGACCAAGCACATCTTATGCGTAAAACTTTCGGTTGTGTACGTTTCGTGTATAACAGAATGTTAGCTGAACGGAAAGAAGCGTATGAAAAACATAAAGATGATAAGAATCAACTAAAGAAACAAAAGCTTCCCACTCCTGCGAAATACAAAGCAGAATTTGAGTGGTTAAAAGAAGTTGATTCATTAGCTTTGGCAAATGCTCAACTAAACTTGCAAACTGCCTATAAAAATTTCTTTCGTGGTCAAAATGACTTCCCAACATTCAAAAGCAAAAAAGACAGAAAGTCTTATACAACGAATGTAGTGAACGGAAATATTATGTTGCTTAACGGTCATATCAAATTGCCAAAACTGAAAATGGTACGTATCAAACAGCATAGAGAAATACCACAAGGCCATATAATCAAGTCATGTACGATTTCTATGACACCTACTGGTAAATACTATGTGTCCATTTTGACTGAATACGAAAAAGAGATCGTACAAAAAGAAGTAGAAACAGTTGTTGGATTAGACTTTGCGATGGATCAATTATACGTCAGTTCTGAGGATGAGAGAGCCAATTATCCTAAGTTCTATCGTGAAATGTTAGACCGATTAGCAAATGCTCAACGAGTATTATCAAGACGTACAAAAGGTTCAGGGCGTTGGAATAAACAACGTATCCGTGTAGCTAAGCTGCATGAAAAAGTAGCAAACCAACGTAAGAACTTCCTTCATCATAAGTCTAAAGAGTTAGCTACTCATTTTGATGTTGTAGCTATTGAAGATCTAAATATGAAGGGAATATCGCAAGCACTTCATTTTGGAAAAAGCGTCGCTGATAATGCTTGGGGTATGTTCACTTCTTTCTTAGCTTATAAACTAAATGAACAAGGCAAACAGCTTGTGAAAATAGACAAATGGTTTCCTTCCACAAAAACATGTAGCAGTTGTGGAAATGTGAAAAATATGTCATTGTCTGAGCGAGTCTATTCTTGTATATGCGGTGTAAATCTCGATAGAGATTATAACGCAGCTATCAATATCAAAAATGAAGCAATACGCCTATTGGCGTTAGCATAG